From the genome of Coleofasciculus sp. FACHB-T130, one region includes:
- the rpsN gene encoding 30S ribosomal protein S14, with the protein MAKKSMIEREKKRQKLVDKYAAKRETLQEAFENATTQQQKLTIHRQIQQLPRNSAPTRLRNRCWVTGRPRGVYRDFGLSRNVMREWAHQGLLPGVVKSSW; encoded by the coding sequence ATGGCTAAAAAGAGCATGATTGAGCGGGAGAAAAAACGCCAGAAGCTGGTAGATAAGTATGCCGCTAAGCGTGAAACGTTGCAGGAAGCATTTGAGAATGCAACAACCCAACAACAGAAGCTGACGATTCATCGGCAGATACAGCAACTGCCGCGCAACAGTGCGCCCACACGACTGCGGAATCGCTGCTGGGTGACTGGGCGTCCTAGAGGCGTATACCGGGATTTTGGTCTGTCTCGCAACGTTATGCGGGAATGGGCACACCAAGGCCTGTTGCCGGGAGTTGTCAAGTCTAGCTGGTAG
- the nth gene encoding endonuclease III: MNITRTWSAKQQRALEILIRLKRLYPDAPCTLNYETPVQLLVATILSAQCTDERVNQVTPSLFSRFPDAPALANADIAELETLIRSTGFYRNKAKNIQGACVLIVEKFKGQVPKRMELLLELPGVARKTANVVLAHAYGINQGVTVDTHVKRLSYRLGLTEYTDPVRIERDLMRLLPLEDWENWSIRLVYHGRAICKAKNPVCHACVLADLCPSANLSPSDSVNISLATSPQIVEASN; the protein is encoded by the coding sequence ATGAACATTACCCGTACATGGTCAGCTAAGCAGCAGCGTGCTTTGGAGATTTTGATTCGCCTGAAGCGATTGTATCCAGATGCACCCTGTACGCTGAACTACGAGACGCCGGTACAGTTATTGGTCGCAACCATTCTCTCCGCTCAATGTACCGATGAACGGGTGAATCAAGTAACCCCCTCCTTATTTTCTCGGTTTCCCGACGCCCCAGCTTTGGCAAACGCTGATATTGCCGAGTTGGAAACCCTGATCCGTTCAACCGGCTTTTATCGCAATAAAGCTAAAAATATTCAAGGTGCCTGCGTCCTGATTGTGGAGAAATTTAAAGGACAGGTGCCAAAACGAATGGAATTGTTGCTGGAATTACCAGGAGTAGCGCGAAAGACGGCGAATGTCGTTCTGGCTCACGCTTACGGCATCAATCAAGGCGTAACAGTGGATACTCATGTGAAGCGCCTCAGCTACCGATTGGGTTTGACAGAATATACAGACCCAGTGCGGATAGAGCGAGATTTAATGAGACTATTGCCCCTAGAGGATTGGGAAAACTGGTCAATTCGGTTGGTCTATCATGGTCGGGCAATTTGTAAAGCCAAAAATCCGGTGTGCCATGCTTGTGTCCTTGCGGATTTGTGTCCTTCTGCTAATTTGTCGCCCTCAGATTCTGTGAATATTAGCCTCGCCACATCTCCTCAAATTGTGGAAGCTTCTAATTGA
- the rseP gene encoding RIP metalloprotease RseP, translating into MPVFAAIAVLALLIVVHELGHFMAARLQGIHVNRFSLGFGPILWKYQGPETEYAIRAFPLGGFVGFPDDDPDSDIPPEDPNLLRNRPILDRAIVISAGVIANLLFAYLLLATQLGLVGVQEFNYQPGVLVPQVASDVSSAALKAGIKAGDIILLADGQPLKASKEAIPKLMEVIQNNPNQPVPLSVERQGQIISLTVTPQPGSDGKGRIGVQLAPSGKVVRRHLKNPVEVLTTAATKYQEFVVLTAQGFVQLISNFGETADQVAGPVKIVELGASIAKSDAANLFQFAALISINLAIINILPLPALDGGQLAFLLIEGLRGKPLPTQIQDGIMQTGLMLLLGLGIFLIVRDTANLEWVQKLLQ; encoded by the coding sequence ATGCCTGTTTTTGCGGCGATCGCAGTCTTGGCGCTTTTGATTGTGGTACATGAGCTGGGTCATTTCATGGCAGCTCGTCTTCAAGGAATTCACGTCAACCGCTTCTCCCTCGGCTTTGGGCCGATCCTCTGGAAGTACCAGGGACCGGAAACCGAATATGCCATCCGGGCTTTTCCCTTAGGCGGATTTGTCGGTTTCCCTGATGATGACCCCGACAGTGATATTCCTCCAGAAGACCCCAATCTATTACGCAACCGACCCATTCTCGACAGAGCCATTGTCATTAGCGCTGGTGTCATCGCCAACTTGCTATTTGCTTACTTGCTGCTAGCGACTCAACTGGGTCTCGTAGGCGTTCAGGAATTTAATTATCAGCCTGGTGTCTTGGTTCCCCAAGTCGCCTCAGACGTAAGTTCGGCTGCACTCAAGGCTGGCATCAAAGCAGGAGACATTATTCTCTTAGCAGACGGTCAACCACTGAAAGCCTCCAAGGAAGCCATTCCAAAGCTTATGGAGGTCATTCAAAATAATCCCAACCAGCCGGTCCCCCTGAGCGTTGAACGTCAAGGTCAAATCATTTCCCTGACCGTGACACCGCAACCCGGAAGCGATGGGAAAGGTCGCATCGGTGTCCAGCTAGCTCCTAGCGGCAAAGTAGTGCGTCGGCACCTCAAGAATCCTGTAGAAGTTTTGACCACTGCGGCTACAAAGTACCAAGAATTTGTCGTTTTAACGGCTCAGGGCTTTGTACAACTGATCAGTAACTTTGGCGAAACAGCCGATCAGGTTGCTGGGCCGGTTAAAATTGTGGAACTTGGTGCCAGTATTGCCAAGTCAGACGCAGCGAATCTGTTTCAGTTTGCTGCCTTGATCAGCATTAACCTTGCGATTATCAACATATTGCCGCTACCGGCTCTCGATGGTGGTCAACTAGCTTTCTTATTGATTGAAGGCTTGCGGGGTAAACCTTTGCCGACTCAAATCCAAGATGGCATTATGCAAACTGGTTTGATGTTGCTTCTGGGTTTGGGAATTTTCTTGATTGTTCGAGACACTGCTAACCTGGAGTGGGTTCAAAAACTCTTGCAATGA
- a CDS encoding glutamate-5-semialdehyde dehydrogenase: MAINDITPTPDPMNAVRRAYEASLELATTKGVERSRAVAAMAQALQRSLDDILEANTLDLEASREMAAHELILDWLKLTPERLQTTIHILQRLAELSDPIRRVMNATYQLEHSQTYSQLMPLGVIALIYEAFPELGAIAAGMCLKTGNSLILRGGSEASHSNTVIAQVLQSALERAGMPPGCLELLPSEQGASIRDLVIQDRYINLVIPYGRPSLVQKVIQLSTAPVLKSAMGNCYLYWSPTGSLEMARNAILDSHQSEPDPVNAIEKVLIHPACKPSSLTMLWNSLKEKGFQLRGDRDLVTQFPDLKLANELEWSQAYLDKIVAFKLVESIEEAIICINQYSSGHADCLVSESYQESRQFALGVNSASVYLNSSPRFSRNPKGGDSLFLGMSNQKGHRRGPIGLESFTTVKHVVQGHN; encoded by the coding sequence ATGGCAATCAACGATATTACTCCGACCCCCGACCCAATGAACGCTGTTCGTCGCGCTTATGAAGCTTCCCTGGAATTGGCAACTACCAAGGGAGTAGAGCGCAGCCGTGCTGTCGCCGCAATGGCGCAGGCACTTCAGAGATCCTTAGACGATATTTTGGAAGCAAACACCCTGGATCTGGAAGCCAGTCGCGAAATGGCAGCACATGAGCTGATTTTAGATTGGCTGAAGCTGACACCTGAGCGGCTGCAAACCACCATCCACATTTTGCAACGGTTAGCTGAGTTGTCCGATCCGATCCGGCGGGTGATGAACGCGACTTATCAGCTAGAACACTCGCAAACTTACTCCCAGCTAATGCCGCTGGGGGTCATTGCATTGATTTACGAAGCCTTTCCGGAGCTAGGAGCGATCGCTGCCGGGATGTGTCTGAAAACTGGTAACAGCCTGATTCTCCGAGGTGGAAGTGAAGCTAGCCACTCGAATACGGTCATTGCCCAAGTTCTACAATCAGCCTTAGAACGAGCAGGTATGCCACCGGGTTGTCTGGAGCTACTACCATCAGAGCAAGGCGCTTCCATTCGGGATTTAGTCATTCAAGACCGATACATTAATTTGGTGATTCCCTATGGTCGCCCTAGTTTAGTCCAAAAAGTGATCCAGCTCTCAACTGCACCCGTCTTAAAGTCGGCGATGGGAAACTGCTACCTCTATTGGTCGCCTACGGGTAGCTTAGAGATGGCTCGGAACGCAATTTTAGACAGTCATCAAAGCGAGCCAGACCCTGTTAATGCGATTGAAAAGGTTTTGATTCATCCAGCTTGCAAACCTTCTTCTCTAACAATGCTTTGGAACAGTCTTAAGGAAAAAGGGTTTCAACTCAGAGGAGATAGGGATTTGGTGACACAATTTCCAGATTTGAAACTAGCTAATGAATTAGAGTGGAGTCAAGCCTATCTTGATAAGATTGTGGCTTTTAAACTGGTAGAGAGTATCGAGGAAGCCATTATTTGCATTAATCAATACAGCAGCGGTCACGCCGACTGTCTAGTTTCTGAATCCTATCAAGAAAGCCGCCAATTTGCTCTCGGCGTTAATAGTGCCTCAGTCTATCTCAATTCTTCTCCCCGATTTTCGCGTAACCCCAAGGGCGGAGACTCCTTATTTCTGGGAATGTCTAACCAAAAAGGACATCGCCGAGGGCCAATTGGCTTAGAATCTTTTACCACCGTTAAGCACGTCGTGCAGGGACACAACTAA